A window of the Amycolatopsis solani genome harbors these coding sequences:
- a CDS encoding endonuclease/exonuclease/phosphatase family protein: MPLTVLTLNVGNPAVERARRQRDWLARRGEDVFVLTETGSGPGTQLIAESYRDAGWAVTFPHYPDKERGVMLLSRFESTVDPIGAAMSYMPSRLAGIALDTDDGPLRILGAYVPSRDATEAKTTRKREWIEAFHQAYEATGDDAAVLLLGDLNVLEPEHVPPHPGQFAPFETAFYTALTQRHGLTDLFRALHPTAVEHSWARRAELGYRYDHAHASTPLLAHLTSCSYVHDTRSGNPALTDHSGLAVQLTLTALAPLITSDPAADREATLF, translated from the coding sequence ATGCCCCTGACCGTCCTCACCCTCAATGTCGGCAACCCCGCCGTCGAACGAGCCCGCCGCCAGCGCGACTGGCTCGCCCGCCGCGGTGAGGACGTCTTCGTACTCACCGAGACCGGCTCCGGGCCCGGCACCCAGCTGATCGCCGAGTCCTACCGCGACGCCGGCTGGGCAGTCACCTTCCCCCATTACCCCGATAAGGAACGCGGCGTCATGCTGCTCTCCCGGTTCGAGAGCACCGTGGACCCCATCGGCGCGGCGATGTCCTACATGCCCTCGCGGCTCGCTGGCATCGCGCTGGACACCGACGATGGCCCGCTGCGCATCCTCGGCGCCTACGTCCCGTCCCGCGACGCCACCGAAGCGAAGACCACCCGCAAGCGAGAGTGGATCGAGGCCTTCCACCAGGCGTACGAAGCCACCGGGGACGACGCCGCCGTTCTCCTTCTGGGTGATCTGAACGTCCTGGAACCCGAGCACGTACCGCCTCACCCAGGGCAGTTCGCGCCCTTCGAGACCGCCTTCTACACCGCACTCACCCAACGACACGGCCTCACCGACCTCTTCCGCGCACTGCACCCGACCGCCGTCGAGCACAGCTGGGCCCGCCGCGCCGAACTCGGCTACCGCTACGACCACGCCCACGCCTCCACTCCGCTCCTCGCCCACCTCACCAGCTGCTCCTACGTCCACGACACCCGTTCGGGGAACCCCGCCCTCACGGACCATTCAGGACTCGCCGTCCAGCTGACGCTCACCGCGCTCGCGCCGCTGATAACGTCCGACCCGGCCGCGGACCGCGAGGCAACGCTGTTCTAG
- a CDS encoding radical SAM protein, whose protein sequence is MTVRPIAVDEQASSCYFRTTVDTPYRKALVQITERCNLRCAHCFVSATKRGKDMPLTEVVKKVVPRLADARVRRVTLTGGEPTVHPDFLGIVHVFRNAGIDVGICTNATELDDKLIRQLATAGVHANVSLDGFAADSHGLFRGDRASFDVTVANVRKLAAAGLLQGLLCTPNSLAANEEYVKLCEFARENGARYVLLNPLGSMGRGVKSQRKLAKTTMHMQEIFELTTPFDGPDLDIAHIRFPNTDGKPLAGCEAGTIIYVFTPGEVTVCSYLVFAARTPISRHPDTDFIVGNIFTDRDLAARLDAYRFHERFQVGANPTCTSCSLESACGKGCPAAVVAAGGRIGDLDAEQCPVTAETHRLLPLDVA, encoded by the coding sequence ATGACCGTCCGTCCGATCGCCGTCGACGAGCAGGCGTCGAGCTGCTACTTCCGCACCACCGTCGACACCCCGTACCGCAAGGCCCTCGTCCAGATCACCGAGCGGTGCAACCTGCGCTGCGCACACTGCTTCGTCTCCGCGACCAAGCGCGGCAAAGACATGCCGCTGACCGAGGTCGTGAAGAAGGTCGTCCCTCGGCTGGCCGACGCCCGGGTCCGCCGGGTGACGCTGACCGGCGGCGAGCCGACCGTTCACCCGGACTTCCTCGGCATCGTGCACGTCTTCCGCAACGCCGGAATCGACGTCGGCATCTGCACCAACGCCACCGAGCTCGACGACAAGCTGATCCGGCAGCTCGCCACAGCCGGGGTGCACGCCAACGTCTCGCTCGACGGGTTCGCCGCCGACTCCCACGGCCTGTTCCGCGGCGACCGCGCCTCCTTCGACGTCACCGTGGCCAACGTCCGCAAACTCGCCGCGGCCGGACTCCTGCAAGGGCTGCTGTGCACACCAAACTCCCTGGCCGCCAACGAGGAGTACGTCAAGCTGTGCGAGTTCGCCCGCGAGAACGGCGCCCGCTACGTGCTGCTCAACCCGCTGGGCAGTATGGGCCGCGGCGTGAAGTCCCAGCGGAAACTCGCGAAGACCACCATGCACATGCAGGAGATCTTCGAACTGACTACCCCGTTCGACGGCCCCGACCTCGACATCGCCCACATCCGCTTCCCCAACACCGACGGCAAACCCCTCGCCGGCTGCGAAGCCGGAACGATCATCTACGTCTTCACCCCGGGCGAGGTCACCGTCTGCTCCTACCTCGTCTTCGCCGCCCGCACCCCGATCTCTCGCCACCCCGACACCGACTTCATCGTCGGCAACATCTTCACCGACCGCGACCTCGCCGCCCGCCTCGACGCGTACCGCTTCCACGAGCGGTTCCAGGTCGGCGCGAACCCGACCTGTACGTCCTGCAGCCTCGAATCCGCCTGCGGCAAGGGCTGCCCCGCCGCGGTCGTCGCCGCGGGCGGACGCATCGGCGATCTCGACGCCGAGCAGTGCCCGGTCACCGCCGAGACCCACCGGCTGCTGCCCCTGGACGTCGCGTGA
- a CDS encoding NUDIX hydrolase — translation MTVASDPTLRVGARVLLLNPADEVLLIHARDPDNPDHHWWELPGGGQDPGEKLEDTARREIAEETGLVLDEIGRKLWTRESRFTYRGREHHRLDHVYLARTDHDAPQVALRHTANERAGLIEHRWWSAIDLADCRDKLLPAQLPDLLQALLNDHFPTTPLALTA, via the coding sequence ATGACCGTCGCCAGCGACCCGACGTTGCGGGTCGGCGCCCGCGTCCTGCTCCTCAACCCCGCCGACGAGGTCCTGCTCATCCACGCCCGCGACCCCGACAACCCCGACCATCACTGGTGGGAACTCCCCGGCGGCGGCCAAGACCCCGGCGAGAAGCTCGAGGACACCGCCCGCCGCGAAATCGCCGAGGAAACCGGGCTGGTTCTGGACGAGATCGGCCGCAAGCTCTGGACCCGCGAGAGCCGCTTCACCTACCGCGGACGAGAGCATCACCGCCTCGACCACGTCTACCTCGCCCGCACCGACCACGACGCACCGCAGGTCGCACTCCGCCACACCGCCAACGAGCGGGCCGGGCTCATCGAGCACCGCTGGTGGTCAGCAATCGACCTTGCCGATTGCCGGGACAAGCTGTTGCCTGCTCAGCTGCCTGACCTTCTGCAAGCGCTTCTTAACGATCACTTCCCCACCACTCCCCTGGCGCTCACCGCCTGA
- a CDS encoding HAD family hydrolase, producing MPLLNDMPLERTNQIFRHPIHQDGVGTLMRLITALRQCRSAKDYPDVRPALTQLRRNGLWIALAGNQTAKAGSLLRKLDLPVDAIATSAEWGVAKPDPAFFRRVIELSGVAPNELLYVGDHRDNDVVAGHAAGLWTALIRRGPWGHLWADDPTVLANADWVINSLNELPNLIART from the coding sequence ATGCCGCTGCTCAACGACATGCCGCTCGAACGAACGAACCAGATCTTCCGCCACCCGATCCACCAGGACGGGGTCGGCACCCTGATGCGGCTGATCACCGCGTTGCGGCAATGTCGGAGCGCGAAGGACTACCCTGACGTCCGGCCCGCTCTAACCCAGCTTCGGCGGAACGGACTCTGGATCGCGCTCGCCGGCAACCAGACCGCGAAGGCAGGGAGCCTGCTCCGCAAGCTCGACCTCCCTGTCGATGCCATCGCGACCTCGGCTGAGTGGGGCGTTGCCAAGCCGGATCCGGCCTTCTTCCGGCGCGTCATCGAACTGTCCGGCGTCGCTCCCAACGAGCTGCTCTACGTCGGGGACCACCGGGACAACGACGTCGTCGCCGGTCACGCCGCTGGGCTCTGGACGGCGTTGATCCGTCGCGGTCCCTGGGGACACTTGTGGGCTGACGACCCGACAGTGCTGGCGAACGCCGACTGGGTCATCAACTCGCTGAACGAACTGCCCAACCTGATCGCCAGAACTTGA
- the tmk gene encoding dTMP kinase → MSAPRLPGKLVTFEGPGGVGKTTITALVAKLLGADGVPVHATVQPSRSPLGELARHGTDTYRDMALACLCAADRHHQLAIEILPALAEGKIVLCDRYAASSLVLQGLDDIPLDVVWALNHDVYRPDLVCALKAPPADVEQRLRARGGHSRFERTPGSSFRETLGYLAAMTFLRDQGWPVEMIECADDPRATAGTIVDLIHRTLTESPACP, encoded by the coding sequence GTGAGCGCCCCGCGGCTGCCGGGCAAGCTGGTGACCTTCGAAGGCCCCGGCGGCGTCGGCAAGACAACGATCACGGCGCTGGTCGCCAAGCTACTCGGAGCGGACGGCGTTCCCGTGCACGCCACCGTCCAGCCGTCGCGCTCCCCGCTGGGTGAGCTGGCTCGGCATGGCACCGACACCTACCGCGACATGGCCCTGGCCTGCCTCTGCGCCGCCGACCGGCACCACCAGCTGGCCATCGAGATCCTCCCGGCCCTGGCCGAGGGCAAGATCGTGCTCTGCGACCGGTACGCGGCATCGTCGCTGGTCCTGCAGGGACTCGACGACATCCCCCTCGACGTCGTCTGGGCACTCAACCACGACGTGTACCGCCCCGACCTCGTGTGCGCGCTCAAAGCTCCACCCGCGGACGTCGAACAGCGGCTGCGCGCCCGCGGCGGACACAGCCGCTTCGAGCGCACCCCCGGAAGCAGCTTCCGCGAAACCCTCGGCTACCTGGCGGCCATGACTTTCCTGCGCGACCAGGGCTGGCCCGTCGAGATGATCGAGTGCGCCGACGATCCCCGCGCCACGGCTGGCACCATCGTCGACCTGATCCACCGCACCCTCACGGAGAGCCCGGCATGCCCCTGA
- a CDS encoding LysR family transcriptional regulator codes for MRDSEVAELLGFPAELLDTSLDQLRTLAVVHATGSAQRAARVLQRSQSSVQKQLDTLNDAAIRLMGEALVAKQGRGKDFLFTGSGDEVVALATSTLRAWTERLHGARRRVGSTITVGTTEFTVEFLGAVWPQLRDTFERRGIQLKIEHVRTRDLKTKLDAEQVDLVCGSFAAERGRGPDVPHDFLEWHRERVALLTNLCAREVPDRPVSRDALADLPLLAPTAGLLADFLTRWYGPEYRGKLHVVADIDALNYGLNLLSSKLMFGCLLTTERVADAAIEGRLPGANLRKLQLGTGYEPELEIVTGIFARAGERQRYAADHPLNLLWDAFAAAAPAGRDAQHEVAGS; via the coding sequence GTGAGGGACTCGGAAGTAGCCGAGCTGCTCGGCTTCCCAGCGGAGTTGCTGGACACGAGCCTCGACCAGCTGCGGACGCTGGCCGTCGTGCATGCCACCGGCAGTGCGCAGCGCGCGGCCCGGGTTCTGCAACGGTCGCAGTCCAGCGTGCAGAAGCAGCTCGACACGCTGAACGATGCGGCGATCCGGCTGATGGGCGAGGCGCTTGTCGCGAAGCAGGGGCGCGGGAAGGACTTCCTGTTCACCGGCTCCGGCGACGAGGTCGTCGCGCTGGCCACGAGCACGCTGCGCGCCTGGACCGAGCGTCTCCATGGCGCCCGCCGGCGGGTCGGGTCCACCATCACGGTGGGCACCACCGAGTTCACCGTCGAGTTCCTCGGCGCGGTCTGGCCACAACTGCGTGACACCTTCGAACGCCGGGGCATCCAGCTCAAAATCGAGCACGTCCGGACCCGCGACCTCAAGACCAAGCTGGACGCCGAGCAGGTCGATCTCGTGTGCGGCTCGTTCGCCGCCGAGCGCGGCCGCGGGCCGGACGTGCCGCACGACTTCCTCGAGTGGCACCGCGAACGCGTCGCGCTGCTGACCAACCTCTGTGCCCGCGAGGTTCCCGACCGGCCGGTGTCGCGGGACGCCCTCGCCGACCTGCCGCTGCTCGCACCGACCGCCGGGCTCCTGGCCGATTTCCTCACCCGCTGGTACGGCCCGGAGTACCGCGGCAAGCTCCACGTGGTCGCCGACATCGACGCCCTCAACTACGGCCTCAACCTGCTCAGCAGCAAGCTGATGTTCGGCTGCCTGCTCACGACCGAGCGAGTCGCCGACGCGGCCATCGAAGGTCGGCTGCCCGGCGCGAATCTCCGCAAGCTCCAGCTCGGCACGGGCTACGAACCTGAGCTCGAAATCGTCACGGGGATCTTCGCTCGCGCAGGCGAACGACAGCGATACGCCGCTGATCACCCGCTCAACTTGCTCTGGGACGCCTTCGCGGCTGCCGCCCCAGCAGGCCGTGACGCTCAACATGAGGTCGCCGGGTCATAG
- a CDS encoding restriction endonuclease subunit S — MTAGTTWTTVPLKNVAEVRLGRQLSPKNRTGDNMRPYLRAANVTWRGLALDDVNTMNFTETEAETFRLRPGDILVGEASGSAAEVGKPAMWTGEIADCCFQNTLIRVRSHGIDPRYLLHFLRHEARRGAFVEHARGVGIHHIGAARLAQWHVPLPPVDEQQRIADLMEKAEELANRIEDNLRQVVSSHNNAVDAMIYDALFGPPSDTLLPHESSAQDESPLPIGWEWHALDEIADVVSGVTKDSKKQSDPEIPEYPYLRVANVQRNKLNLTDVARIRVSAERAAQLTLQPGDVLMNEGGDRDKLGRGWIWEGQIENCIHQNHVFRVRVKDEILDPRLLSWYGNTYARSWFESRGKQNTRLASISMKLLRQLPVPVPPREAQAEIVKEIETCLATLDNLRARLQAELDNLRRLRITLATKAYAGIKVASVH, encoded by the coding sequence GTGACCGCCGGGACCACCTGGACCACCGTACCTTTGAAAAACGTCGCCGAGGTGCGTCTAGGGCGGCAACTGTCGCCGAAGAACCGGACCGGCGACAACATGCGCCCGTATCTGCGTGCAGCGAACGTCACCTGGCGTGGCCTAGCCCTCGATGATGTGAACACCATGAACTTCACCGAGACCGAAGCCGAAACCTTTCGGCTTCGACCCGGCGACATCCTCGTGGGCGAAGCCTCGGGCAGCGCTGCCGAAGTCGGCAAACCAGCTATGTGGACCGGCGAAATCGCCGATTGCTGCTTCCAAAATACCCTGATCCGTGTTCGCAGTCACGGCATCGATCCGCGATATCTCTTGCACTTCCTTCGGCACGAAGCACGGCGGGGCGCCTTCGTCGAGCACGCCAGAGGCGTGGGCATCCACCACATCGGCGCTGCGCGGTTGGCCCAGTGGCACGTTCCGCTTCCACCAGTTGACGAGCAGCAGCGCATCGCCGACCTGATGGAAAAGGCTGAAGAATTGGCCAATCGCATTGAGGACAACCTACGGCAAGTGGTATCGAGCCACAATAACGCCGTGGATGCGATGATCTACGACGCACTCTTCGGCCCACCCAGTGACACCCTTCTGCCACACGAGTCCAGCGCTCAGGACGAATCTCCACTCCCGATCGGATGGGAGTGGCACGCTTTGGATGAGATTGCAGACGTCGTCTCGGGAGTCACCAAGGACAGTAAGAAGCAGTCCGACCCGGAGATCCCAGAATACCCGTACCTGCGCGTAGCGAACGTTCAACGCAATAAGTTGAACCTGACCGATGTAGCGCGTATTAGGGTCTCAGCCGAGAGGGCCGCTCAACTTACCTTGCAGCCCGGCGACGTGCTTATGAATGAAGGAGGAGACCGCGACAAGCTAGGCCGAGGATGGATTTGGGAAGGGCAGATCGAGAACTGCATTCACCAGAATCATGTCTTCCGAGTGCGAGTCAAAGACGAAATCCTAGACCCTCGACTTCTCTCCTGGTACGGAAACACGTACGCCCGCAGCTGGTTCGAGTCGCGAGGCAAACAGAACACTCGCCTTGCCTCTATCAGCATGAAACTCTTGAGACAACTACCTGTTCCAGTGCCTCCACGTGAGGCCCAGGCGGAAATCGTCAAAGAAATAGAAACGTGTTTAGCGACGCTCGACAACTTGCGGGCCCGATTGCAAGCGGAGCTGGATAACCTGCGGAGATTGCGAATCACGCTGGCCACAAAGGCGTACGCGGGTATTAAGGTAGCGTCAGTCCACTAA
- a CDS encoding Scr1 family TA system antitoxin-like transcriptional regulator, translating to MPLGWALGLLEVPAAECHLLGRLHAESERASYVEGNDSGEISLQRAYDRYTLQTYEWAPKVVPDLLQTFGYAHALPGARPQPDDVDQEIFARRVRQVDRDSRHRHTLLLGSAALTLEGVPAEVVQAQLQEITSSPNRWRVDTRIVPADAAVSPTIESFVIYETAEKAFTVVLRHERSTVYLSDLTTVRRYKSTFDALQRIAVAYDPATSC from the coding sequence GTGCCGCTGGGCTGGGCGCTCGGCCTACTCGAAGTGCCAGCCGCCGAATGCCATCTCCTGGGCCGACTGCACGCGGAATCCGAGCGCGCGAGCTATGTCGAAGGGAACGACTCCGGCGAGATCAGCCTCCAGCGTGCGTACGACCGATACACCCTGCAGACCTACGAATGGGCACCGAAGGTCGTCCCGGACCTTCTCCAGACGTTCGGCTACGCTCACGCGCTTCCGGGAGCGCGCCCCCAGCCCGACGACGTCGACCAGGAGATCTTCGCGCGCCGCGTCCGACAGGTCGATCGAGATTCCCGACATCGGCACACCCTCCTGCTGGGCTCGGCCGCGTTGACCCTGGAAGGCGTCCCGGCGGAGGTCGTGCAGGCACAACTCCAGGAGATCACCAGCTCACCGAATCGGTGGCGGGTGGACACCCGGATCGTCCCGGCCGACGCGGCCGTCTCTCCGACGATCGAGTCATTCGTCATCTACGAGACCGCAGAAAAGGCCTTCACCGTCGTTTTGAGACACGAGCGCTCGACGGTCTACCTGTCCGACCTGACGACAGTCAGGCGCTACAAGTCGACGTTCGATGCGCTCCAGCGGATAGCTGTCGCCTATGACCCGGCGACCTCATGTTGA
- a CDS encoding N-6 DNA methylase, which produces MTMTRTADIVAKLWTLCNDLRDDGVTYQQYVTELTYLLFLKMAAETGEEEKLLPEGYRWQDLDEKKGVEQYDFYREMLIRLGGKAPSRQVRVVYGNASTSIRHPRVLTKLVTDIDALDWFDARTEGLGDLYEGLLEKNSTESKRGAGQYFTPRPLIDSMIALVKPQPGEVVQDPALGTAGFLVATHRYICEKTNDLYDLSTEKQNTQLHNAYVGMELVPDTHRLAVMNALLHGFTGDLRLGNTLTSDGARLPSADVILTNPPFGTKTGGGTDREDFTHRTSNKQFAYVQHIYRTLRPGGRAAVVLPDNVLYDAQARPIRTDLLDKCNVHTILRLPEGLFYAQSVKANVLFLYRGHDDTGNTQQTWIYDLRSGVPSFGRRNVLSRAFFADFEREFGDDPYGKSPRTDQGPRGRFRRFSREDIARQDDSLHFPWSVSNGSEEDVTDADPISVIEDMTKSLQQAMNDLEALRAIVDGEVRQ; this is translated from the coding sequence ATGACAATGACCCGTACTGCAGACATCGTGGCGAAGCTCTGGACCCTGTGCAATGACCTTCGCGATGATGGAGTCACGTACCAACAGTACGTGACTGAGCTGACCTACCTGCTTTTCCTCAAGATGGCGGCCGAGACCGGCGAAGAGGAAAAGCTTCTGCCGGAAGGCTATCGCTGGCAGGACCTTGACGAGAAAAAAGGCGTCGAGCAGTACGATTTTTATCGCGAGATGCTCATCCGCCTGGGCGGGAAGGCCCCCAGCCGGCAGGTGCGAGTGGTCTACGGCAACGCGAGCACGTCGATCAGGCACCCACGGGTTCTCACCAAGCTCGTCACCGACATCGATGCCCTGGACTGGTTTGATGCGCGCACCGAGGGACTTGGTGATCTGTACGAAGGGCTGCTGGAGAAGAACTCGACCGAGTCTAAGCGAGGCGCTGGGCAGTACTTCACCCCTCGCCCCCTCATCGACTCGATGATCGCGTTGGTCAAACCGCAACCCGGTGAAGTAGTCCAAGACCCCGCCCTCGGCACAGCCGGCTTTCTTGTCGCAACACACCGATATATCTGTGAAAAAACCAACGACCTGTACGATCTAAGCACCGAGAAGCAGAATACTCAGCTACACAACGCATATGTCGGCATGGAGCTCGTTCCCGACACCCATCGCCTCGCAGTGATGAACGCCCTCCTGCATGGCTTCACCGGCGACCTCCGACTCGGCAACACCCTCACTTCTGACGGTGCGCGCCTTCCGTCAGCCGACGTCATCCTGACCAACCCGCCGTTTGGCACCAAGACCGGTGGCGGAACCGATCGCGAAGACTTCACCCATCGCACCTCAAACAAGCAGTTTGCCTACGTTCAGCACATCTACCGTACGCTCCGACCCGGCGGTCGAGCCGCTGTCGTACTTCCCGACAACGTCCTGTACGATGCCCAAGCCCGTCCGATCAGGACGGACCTCCTCGACAAGTGCAACGTCCACACCATCCTGCGGCTGCCTGAGGGCCTCTTTTACGCCCAGAGCGTGAAAGCCAACGTGCTTTTCCTTTACCGAGGCCACGACGACACTGGAAACACCCAGCAGACGTGGATCTACGACCTCCGTTCGGGAGTGCCTTCCTTCGGTCGGCGCAATGTGCTCTCCCGCGCATTCTTCGCCGACTTCGAACGCGAGTTCGGCGACGATCCCTACGGGAAATCGCCTCGCACCGACCAGGGTCCCCGGGGACGCTTCCGGCGGTTCAGCCGCGAGGACATCGCCAGGCAGGATGACAGTCTCCACTTCCCTTGGTCCGTCTCGAACGGCAGCGAAGAGGATGTGACGGACGCTGATCCGATCAGCGTCATCGAAGATATGACCAAGAGCCTGCAGCAGGCGATGAACGACCTCGAAGCCCTCCGCGCGATCGTCGACGGGGAAGTGCGCCAGTGA
- a CDS encoding AAA family ATPase, which translates to MMPGASERPLTIGIMGPHLTGKSTFISRLALELRRNGYQVATIAALVERAQRLGIPILHNHSWASTMWFITRGISDELEAWVHADVILVNGAVPDALAYYRAALEHRGDAPGQAELDQLESLVRNHSSNYNLLFRTTLDAAATDGETDDEVFRRLADRWVRRVAESLEVTNVPVPSSDHGTALELAIGYVIERG; encoded by the coding sequence ATGATGCCCGGGGCCTCCGAGCGGCCGCTGACCATCGGGATCATGGGTCCGCACCTGACGGGCAAGAGCACGTTCATCTCCCGCCTGGCCTTGGAGCTTCGACGCAACGGATACCAAGTCGCCACCATCGCGGCGCTTGTGGAGCGAGCCCAACGGCTGGGGATACCGATCCTGCACAACCACTCCTGGGCATCGACGATGTGGTTCATCACCCGCGGCATCAGCGATGAACTGGAAGCGTGGGTCCACGCTGACGTCATCTTGGTCAACGGTGCTGTTCCCGACGCTCTGGCGTACTACCGCGCCGCCCTGGAGCACCGTGGCGATGCACCCGGTCAGGCGGAACTCGATCAGCTCGAGAGCCTGGTGCGGAACCACAGTTCGAACTACAACCTGCTCTTCCGAACGACGCTCGACGCAGCAGCGACCGATGGAGAAACCGACGATGAGGTGTTTCGGCGCCTCGCTGATCGCTGGGTGCGCCGGGTTGCCGAAAGCCTTGAAGTCACCAATGTTCCCGTGCCCTCTTCCGACCACGGCACCGCCCTGGAACTCGCCATCGGTTATGTGATCGAACGCGGATAA